One genomic segment of Sphingobacteriales bacterium includes these proteins:
- the aspS gene encoding aspartate--tRNA ligase, with translation MFRTHTCGELRLSHTNKTTTLAGWVHRVRQLGGMTFVDLRDRYGITQLVFNQATDAALCNAANQLGREFVVSVTGVVCERSSKNANLPTGDIEIAAQTLTVLNASELPPFTIETETDGGDELRMKYRYLDLRRPPVQNNLILRHNIAQETRRFLCDNGFLEIETPFLIKSTPEGARDFVVPSRMNQGQFYALPQSPQTFKQLLMVSGYDKYFQIVRCFRDEDLRADRQPEFTQIDCEMAFVEREDVLQLFEALLQHIFKYVKQYDLGEIVRMSHDDAMRLYGIDKPDIRFGLTFTELNQLAKGKGFGVFDEAELIVGICAPNCAEYTRKQLDELTDWVKRPQIGAKGLVYVQCKPDGTYKSSVDKFYSQADLAQWAAAMGAKPGDLLLVLSGETYRVRKQLGELRLHIGTQLGLRNPNEFKALWVLDFPLLEWVEEDQRYIACHHPFTRPKATPAGWENTPPDQLKAEAYDLVLNGNEIAGGSIRIHERALQEKMFELLGIGKAEAEEKFGFLMKAFQYGAPPHGGLAFGFDRLCAILGGSESIRDFIAFPKNNSGRDTMLNAPSGIDEKQYRELQIASIVKP, from the coding sequence ATGTTTCGTACACATACCTGTGGCGAGTTGCGCCTTTCGCACACTAATAAAACTACTACCCTTGCGGGCTGGGTACACCGGGTGCGCCAACTTGGCGGTATGACCTTTGTTGACTTGCGCGACCGCTACGGCATTACGCAATTAGTGTTTAACCAGGCAACCGATGCCGCCCTTTGTAACGCCGCCAATCAATTAGGCCGCGAGTTTGTGGTTAGTGTTACGGGTGTGGTATGCGAGCGCAGCAGCAAAAATGCCAATTTACCAACCGGCGATATCGAAATTGCCGCCCAAACCCTTACTGTGCTTAACGCCAGCGAACTGCCACCCTTTACCATTGAAACCGAAACAGACGGTGGCGACGAACTGCGTATGAAATACCGTTACCTCGACTTGCGCCGTCCGCCTGTACAAAACAACCTTATTTTACGCCATAATATTGCCCAAGAAACCCGCCGCTTTTTATGCGACAACGGCTTTTTAGAAATTGAAACGCCTTTTTTAATTAAAAGTACCCCTGAAGGTGCGCGCGATTTTGTAGTACCAAGCCGCATGAACCAAGGACAGTTTTATGCGCTGCCGCAAAGTCCGCAAACGTTTAAGCAATTGCTTATGGTAAGCGGTTACGACAAGTATTTTCAAATTGTGCGCTGCTTTAGAGATGAAGATTTGCGCGCCGACCGCCAGCCTGAGTTTACCCAAATTGACTGCGAAATGGCTTTTGTTGAGCGCGAAGATGTGCTGCAACTTTTTGAAGCCTTATTGCAACATATTTTTAAATACGTGAAGCAATACGATTTAGGCGAAATTGTCCGGATGAGCCACGACGACGCCATGCGTTTATATGGCATTGATAAGCCCGATATCAGGTTTGGCCTAACCTTTACCGAGCTTAATCAATTGGCTAAAGGCAAAGGTTTCGGAGTTTTTGACGAAGCCGAGCTAATTGTAGGTATTTGTGCCCCTAATTGTGCCGAATATACCCGCAAACAATTAGATGAATTAACCGACTGGGTAAAACGCCCTCAAATAGGGGCAAAAGGTTTAGTGTATGTACAATGCAAACCCGACGGCACCTACAAATCGAGTGTTGATAAATTTTATAGCCAGGCCGATTTAGCGCAATGGGCTGCCGCTATGGGGGCAAAGCCCGGCGACCTTTTATTGGTGCTTAGTGGCGAAACTTACCGCGTGCGCAAACAACTTGGCGAGTTGCGCCTGCATATTGGCACCCAATTAGGTTTGCGCAACCCTAACGAATTTAAAGCCTTATGGGTACTTGATTTTCCGTTGTTAGAATGGGTAGAGGAAGACCAACGTTATATTGCTTGCCACCACCCATTTACACGCCCTAAAGCAACGCCCGCCGGATGGGAAAATACGCCGCCCGACCAACTTAAAGCCGAAGCTTACGACTTAGTGCTGAATGGCAACGAAATTGCCGGCGGCAGCATACGCATACACGAGCGCGCATTACAAGAAAAAATGTTTGAACTGCTGGGTATTGGCAAAGCCGAAGCCGAAGAAAAATTTGGATTTTTAATGAAAGCTTTTCAGTACGGAGCGCCGCCGCACGGAGGGCTGGCCTTTGGTTTTGACCGGCTTTGTGCTATATTGGGCGGCAGCGAAAGCATCCGCGATTTTATTGCCTTTCCTAAAAATAACAGTGGCCGCGACACCATGCTTAACGCGCCATCGGGCATTGACGAAAAGCAATACCGCGAACTACAAATTGCCAGTATAGTTAAACCATAG
- a CDS encoding NYN domain-containing protein — translation MSTENKIAILIDGDNAESGLIQQYIDEAGSFGKVTIKRIYADWTDNSMRSWKEQLNKHAVRPMQKFAYTTAKNSTDTALIIDAMDLLHSKLIDGICIVSSDSDYTGLAHRVREEGLFIMGIGKSHTPEAFVKACEKFIFSEILQPVVEAKETKDPTEKKAVENNKPAKVEPVMSRQTPSLPGLKIIDKIDLDVIGLLKNASVKPINLKQIETAFAMVVDIDTGQALLSRFSEALRKVDPTFDHRNFGCNSFKKFCDSLSPNYQMVTHKDGLTFSLKKKE, via the coding sequence ATGTCCACAGAAAATAAAATAGCTATTTTAATAGACGGCGACAACGCCGAAAGCGGACTTATACAGCAATATATTGACGAGGCTGGCAGTTTTGGAAAAGTAACAATAAAACGTATTTATGCCGACTGGACCGATAACAGCATGAGAAGTTGGAAAGAGCAACTTAACAAACACGCCGTAAGACCCATGCAAAAATTTGCTTATACTACTGCCAAAAACTCGACCGACACCGCCTTAATAATTGATGCCATGGACTTGCTGCACTCTAAATTAATTGACGGAATTTGTATTGTTTCGAGCGACAGTGATTATACCGGACTTGCGCACCGCGTTAGGGAAGAGGGTTTATTTATAATGGGAATTGGCAAATCGCATACTCCGGAAGCCTTTGTAAAAGCTTGTGAAAAGTTTATTTTTTCGGAAATACTTCAACCCGTTGTCGAAGCGAAAGAAACTAAAGATCCAACAGAGAAGAAAGCAGTTGAAAACAATAAACCGGCTAAAGTTGAACCGGTTATGAGCCGCCAAACACCAAGTTTGCCCGGACTTAAAATTATTGATAAAATTGATTTAGACGTAATTGGTTTGCTTAAAAACGCAAGTGTAAAGCCTATTAACCTAAAACAAATTGAAACGGCATTTGCAATGGTTGTTGATATTGACACGGGGCAAGCCTTATTATCGAGGTTTTCGGAGGCATTGCGCAAAGTTGACCCTACTTTTGACCATAGAAATTTTGGTTGCAATTCGTTTAAAAAATTTTGTGATTCGCTGTCTCCAAATTATCAAATGGTTACGCATAAAGACGGACTGACTTTTTCGTTGAAAAAAAAGGAGTAG